A genomic segment from Diospyros lotus cultivar Yz01 chromosome 5, ASM1463336v1, whole genome shotgun sequence encodes:
- the LOC127802452 gene encoding probable protein phosphatase 2C 73 isoform X2, which yields MGHLSFMFNGLVKSLSLKKGRNSGNCSAREAVEAMARDAKKNGLILRSSGTVNVSGSNNFASQFSKRGEKGVNQDCFIVWEETLAEAASLHPDFNLEDDDKKLCRFNIWKDSYLKTCAAVDQDLGHHRKIDSFHSGTTALTIVRQGELIFVANVGDSRAVLAATSDDGSLVPIQLTVDFKPNLPQEAERIIQCKGRVFFLEDEPEVHRVWLPDEESPGLAMSRAFGDYCVKDFGLISVPEVTHRRITSKDQFVVLATDGVWDVISNEEAVQIVSSTADRAKSAKRLVELAARSWKRKRQGIAMDDISAICLFFHSSSSLFSHTVTKPR from the exons ATGGGCCACCTTTCATTCATGTTCAATGGACTGGTGAAATCTCTATCACTCAAGAAAGGCCGAAATTCAGGGAATTGTAGCGCACGGGAGGCAGTGGAAGCCATGGCAAGAGATGCCAAGAAGAATGGCTTGATACTGCGGTCTTCAGGAACTGTTAATGTTAGTGGATCTAACAATTTTGCATCACAATTCTCCAAAAGAGGCGAGAAAGGAGTGAACCAAGACTGCTTCATTGTGTgggag GAGACGCTTGCTGAAGCAGCTTCGCTTCATCCTGATTTTAATTTGGAAGATGATGATAAAAAGCTCTGCAGATTTAATATATGGAAGGATTCCTACTTGAAGACTTGTGCTGCAGTTGATCAGGATCTCGGCCACCACCGGAAAATCGACTCCTTCCACAGTGGAACCACTGCTCTCACAATTGTTAGGCAG GGTGAACTTATATTCGTGGCAAATGTTGGCGACTCCCGGGCTGTATTGGCTGCCACTTCGGATGATGGCAGCTTGGTGCCAATTCAACTTACTGTTGATTTCAAGCCCAATCTACCAC AGGAAGCCGAGAGGATAATTCAATGCAAGGGGCGAGTCTTTTTTTTGGAGGACGAGCCAGAGGTGCACAGGGTGTGGCTGCCGGATGAGGAATCGCCAGGGTTGGCAATGTCTAGGGCATTTGGGGACTACTGTGTGAAGGATTTTGGGCTCATTTCTGTGCCAGAAGTGACACACAGACGCATAACCAGCAAGGACCAATTTGTTGTGTTGGCCACAGATGGAGTGTGGGATGTGATCTCCAATGAAGAAGCTGTACAAATTGTGTCCTCCACGGCAGACAGGGCAAAATCGGCTAAGCGTCTGGTGGAGCTCGCTGCTCGTTCATGGAAGCGCAAGAGGCAAGGAATCGCAATGGATGATATTTCGGCTATTTGTCTTTTCTttcactcttcttcttccttgttttcGCACACTGTAACAAAGCCAAGATAG
- the LOC127802452 gene encoding probable protein phosphatase 2C 34 isoform X1 encodes MGHLSFMFNGLVKSLSLKKGRNSGNCSAREAVEAMARDAKKNGLILRSSGTVNVSGSNNFASQFSKRGEKGVNQDCFIVWEEFGCQEDMMFCGIFDGHGPWGHFVAKRVREVMPSSLLCNWQETLAEAASLHPDFNLEDDDKKLCRFNIWKDSYLKTCAAVDQDLGHHRKIDSFHSGTTALTIVRQGELIFVANVGDSRAVLAATSDDGSLVPIQLTVDFKPNLPQEAERIIQCKGRVFFLEDEPEVHRVWLPDEESPGLAMSRAFGDYCVKDFGLISVPEVTHRRITSKDQFVVLATDGVWDVISNEEAVQIVSSTADRAKSAKRLVELAARSWKRKRQGIAMDDISAICLFFHSSSSLFSHTVTKPR; translated from the exons ATGGGCCACCTTTCATTCATGTTCAATGGACTGGTGAAATCTCTATCACTCAAGAAAGGCCGAAATTCAGGGAATTGTAGCGCACGGGAGGCAGTGGAAGCCATGGCAAGAGATGCCAAGAAGAATGGCTTGATACTGCGGTCTTCAGGAACTGTTAATGTTAGTGGATCTAACAATTTTGCATCACAATTCTCCAAAAGAGGCGAGAAAGGAGTGAACCAAGACTGCTTCATTGTGTgggag GAATTTGGGTGCCAAGAAGACATGATGTTTTGTGGGATTTTTGACGGGCACGGTCCATGGGGACATTTTGTGGCAAAGAGGGTCAGAGAAGTGATGCCTTCCTCCTTGCTGTGCAATTGGCAGGAGACGCTTGCTGAAGCAGCTTCGCTTCATCCTGATTTTAATTTGGAAGATGATGATAAAAAGCTCTGCAGATTTAATATATGGAAGGATTCCTACTTGAAGACTTGTGCTGCAGTTGATCAGGATCTCGGCCACCACCGGAAAATCGACTCCTTCCACAGTGGAACCACTGCTCTCACAATTGTTAGGCAG GGTGAACTTATATTCGTGGCAAATGTTGGCGACTCCCGGGCTGTATTGGCTGCCACTTCGGATGATGGCAGCTTGGTGCCAATTCAACTTACTGTTGATTTCAAGCCCAATCTACCAC AGGAAGCCGAGAGGATAATTCAATGCAAGGGGCGAGTCTTTTTTTTGGAGGACGAGCCAGAGGTGCACAGGGTGTGGCTGCCGGATGAGGAATCGCCAGGGTTGGCAATGTCTAGGGCATTTGGGGACTACTGTGTGAAGGATTTTGGGCTCATTTCTGTGCCAGAAGTGACACACAGACGCATAACCAGCAAGGACCAATTTGTTGTGTTGGCCACAGATGGAGTGTGGGATGTGATCTCCAATGAAGAAGCTGTACAAATTGTGTCCTCCACGGCAGACAGGGCAAAATCGGCTAAGCGTCTGGTGGAGCTCGCTGCTCGTTCATGGAAGCGCAAGAGGCAAGGAATCGCAATGGATGATATTTCGGCTATTTGTCTTTTCTttcactcttcttcttccttgttttcGCACACTGTAACAAAGCCAAGATAG